From a region of the Candidatus Hydrogenedentota bacterium genome:
- a CDS encoding alpha/beta hydrolase, which produces MLGVLFVLATGAVFVLLLAFSYFVQLQMRYPEPAHSDEIHIVSTSDGWKLRLHRRKPKDGGGEPVFFMHSLSSNHLNFEVPHGYSLVDYLVNAGYDCWTFDSRACRDAVPPRRGMRFTSTVDDLLLMDIPLALRQIRDVTGYARVHWIGHSMGGMLFYAYDLKFGGEGLASATTLGSPPGFKGFRLKPRPGLIGLNQRAHTLLSLAFRGLAPFFDFWRPESSLVPINWDNIHPKLRAPHLFHAAEMPLPGIGEQMYGWAMGMPWKMCGGTLDIGGNLHKLKTPLFAIFAGLDPFISQSRAIEFFNGIENPDKEMIYLSRATGASANYNHIDLAFAREGEREVFAPILEWLRAHPADGTAHRTNRSATRAARSGAPGTRAKSKAGVKEVAAKKRPKRAR; this is translated from the coding sequence ATGCTCGGCGTGTTGTTTGTGTTGGCGACGGGAGCGGTTTTCGTGCTGCTCCTCGCTTTTTCCTATTTCGTTCAATTGCAGATGCGGTATCCCGAGCCCGCGCACTCCGACGAGATTCACATCGTTTCGACCTCGGACGGGTGGAAGCTTCGGCTGCACCGGCGCAAACCGAAAGACGGCGGAGGCGAGCCCGTGTTTTTTATGCACAGCCTTTCGTCGAACCACCTCAACTTCGAGGTCCCCCACGGATACTCGCTCGTGGATTACCTTGTAAACGCGGGGTACGACTGCTGGACTTTCGATTCGCGCGCGTGCCGCGACGCCGTACCGCCGCGGCGGGGAATGCGGTTCACGTCGACGGTTGACGATTTGTTGCTGATGGACATCCCGCTCGCGCTGCGGCAGATTCGAGACGTGACCGGATACGCGCGCGTTCATTGGATTGGGCATTCGATGGGCGGGATGTTGTTCTATGCGTACGATCTGAAATTTGGCGGCGAGGGGCTCGCGTCGGCGACAACGCTGGGTTCGCCGCCGGGTTTCAAAGGGTTCAGGCTGAAGCCGCGTCCGGGTTTGATTGGGTTGAACCAGCGCGCACACACGCTGCTGTCGCTTGCGTTCCGCGGGCTGGCGCCGTTCTTCGATTTTTGGCGTCCGGAGTCGAGTCTTGTGCCGATCAACTGGGACAACATTCACCCGAAGCTGCGCGCGCCGCATTTGTTCCATGCCGCGGAAATGCCCCTGCCGGGGATCGGTGAACAAATGTACGGCTGGGCCATGGGGATGCCGTGGAAAATGTGCGGCGGCACGCTCGACATCGGCGGAAATCTGCATAAGTTGAAGACGCCGCTCTTCGCGATCTTCGCGGGGCTGGACCCGTTCATTTCGCAGTCGCGGGCAATCGAGTTCTTTAATGGCATCGAAAATCCCGACAAGGAGATGATTTACTTGTCGCGCGCAACCGGCGCGTCCGCAAACTACAATCACATCGATTTGGCATTCGCGCGCGAAGGGGAACGCGAGGTGTTTGCGCCGATTCTCGAGTGGTTGCGTGCGCACCCCGCGGACGGCACGGCGCACCGGACGAACCGGAGCGCCACCCGCGCAGCGCGGAGTGGGGCGCCGGGAACGCGCGCAAAATCGAAAGCGGGCGTCAAGGAAGTCGCGGCGAAGAAACGGCCAAAGCGCGCACGATAA